In Cryptosporangium phraense, the genomic stretch GAGTACGGCCGCGCACCCGGTGACTACCGGTTCTCCCGGTTCGCGCTCACGTTCGCCGACGGCGGCGTCCTCCGCCTGCTCGACCCGCGCCGGCTCGGCCGCGTCCGCCTCGACCCGCGGCTCGACGACCTCGGTCCGGACGCCGCGACGATGACCGGCGCGCAGTTCGCGCGGGCCTTGACCGGCCGGGCGCCGATCAAGGCGCGCCTGCTCGACCAGCACGCCCTCGCGGGCGTCGGAAACCTGCTGGCGGACGAGATCCTCTGGCGGGCCAAGCTGAACCCGGCCCGGCCGGTCGACGCGATCACCGACCCCGAACGCCGACGGCTCTACCGCGCGCTGCACACGACGATCGAGGAGGCGCTGCGCAACGGCGGGGTGCACACGCTGCCGCTGGTGCCCGAGCGCCGGCCCGGCGGCCAGTGCCCGCGCGACCACACGCCCCTGGTCCACGGCGCGGTCGGCGGCCGCACGACGTACTGGTGCCCGAAGCACCAGCTCTGATCACCCCGTCAGCATGTCCAAGGCCAGTTCGAAACGGGCCTGCACCTGGCCGGGGGCCAGGCGACCGCCGGCCTCGAGCGTCGCCAGACCGTGCAGGAGTGACCAGGCGACCTCGGCCCGGGTGTCGTCCGGGAGCACCGCGCGCATCCCGGCGAACGCCCGCCGGAGCGGCGCGGGGGTGTCGTCGACCGCGAACGGCAGCCCGGTCGGCATCGAGAACATCGCGTCGTAGACGCGCGGGTGCGCGGCCGCGAAGTCGAGGTAGGCGCGCATCCGCGCCCGGAGCGACGCATCCGCCGCGGCCAGCGCGTCCGCGAGATCACCGAAACCCTGCTGCGCCACCGCGTCGATGAGCGCCTGCCGGCTCGCGAAGGCCGAGTAGAGCACCGGCTGGGTGACGCCGAGGTCGCCGGCGAGGCGACGCATCGTGACGGCCGCCCAGCCGGCCGACTCGGCGACTTCGCGGGCGGCCCGGATGACCTGATCGCGCCGCAGGTTCAGGTCTGGAGCTGGTCGCGGAGACATAGGTGTAGCCTAGCACCGTTAAATAACACTGTTAGACAACGGAGCACCGTCATGACCATCGCTGCCTTAGTGATCGGCATCACCGCCTGCGTCGCCATCGTCGTCATCGGACTGCGGTTCCTGCTGACGCCCGCGCGGGCGATGACGGACTTCGGCGTCGCCGCGGACAGCCTTCGCGCGATGAGCGCGGCCAAGGGCGTCCGCGACATCACGTCGGGCGTGGTGCCGCTCGTGGTCTGGGCCGCCGCCGGGCGCAACGCGCTCGGCTGGACGCTGGTGGCCGCGGCTCTCACGCCGATCGGCGACGCCGTCATCGTGGTCCGGAACGGCGGGAAGCTCTCGACGGCGCTGACCATCCACGGCCTCACGGCCGCCGTGCTCGTCGTCGTCGGCCTGGTCCTGGCGCTGGCCTGATCAGGAGGCCGCCGTCGCGACGAGAAGGGCGGTCGTCCGGATCGAGGAGGCGGAGGCCGATCTCGTCGGTCAGCACGTGCGGCGCGCCGTCGAGCCGGACGTGCAGCGCGCCAGTTGTGGGTTTCCGGGGATGACGCGGTCGACTTTGGTCGATGGGGCACGGTCTCTCGGCCGCTGCCCCGGCGCCGCGCGCTCGCTGTGCTGGACCCATGGTCTTCCGGCCGAGTCTGACGATCCTGGTCCTCGCGCCCCTGCTGGGCGAATCGCTCTCCACCGCGACGCCGCCGCTCGACGTGCTGCTGTGGGGACCGGTCGTGCTGGTGCCGCTCTACGGGTGCGGTGCGTTGCTCGTCCGCGAGCTGTCCCGCCGCTACGGCCGGGGGCTGATCCTGCTGGCGGCGGCCTACGCGGTGTACGAGGAGGCCCTGGTCGACGGGTACTGGTTCGACCCCGGGTACGCCGAGAAGGTCG encodes the following:
- a CDS encoding DUF4267 domain-containing protein produces the protein MTIAALVIGITACVAIVVIGLRFLLTPARAMTDFGVAADSLRAMSAAKGVRDITSGVVPLVVWAAAGRNALGWTLVAAALTPIGDAVIVVRNGGKLSTALTIHGLTAAVLVVVGLVLALA
- a CDS encoding TetR/AcrR family transcriptional regulator, coding for MSPRPAPDLNLRRDQVIRAAREVAESAGWAAVTMRRLAGDLGVTQPVLYSAFASRQALIDAVAQQGFGDLADALAAADASLRARMRAYLDFAAAHPRVYDAMFSMPTGLPFAVDDTPAPLRRAFAGMRAVLPDDTRAEVAWSLLHGLATLEAGGRLAPGQVQARFELALDMLTG
- a CDS encoding Fpg/Nei family DNA glycosylase → MPELPEVESARSVIERSALKRTIVAVDDTDSYVCRPHPPGQIRDALVGTELIAAHRRGKTMWCDTATGPVLGLHLGMSGKIVIADADGHEVDGGDHWEYGRAPGDYRFSRFALTFADGGVLRLLDPRRLGRVRLDPRLDDLGPDAATMTGAQFARALTGRAPIKARLLDQHALAGVGNLLADEILWRAKLNPARPVDAITDPERRRLYRALHTTIEEALRNGGVHTLPLVPERRPGGQCPRDHTPLVHGAVGGRTTYWCPKHQL